The following nucleotide sequence is from Fibrobacter succinogenes.
GTCAAGGATTCCGAAGCCGTTGTCCGCGAATGGGTGAAGGCGCTCTCGAAATAATAAACGAGGTCAAATCTTGATTTTTCGTCTAGACAAAATAGCGCTTCGTTGGATGGTGGTTTTGGCTTTTGCCTGTGCCACGGGTTCCGCTGCTGTCGAAGCAGATTCCGTAACAACCTCGGTGACTGTCGATACCGCGCAAAAGCTTTCTCCGCTCAATCACCTGGGCCATAACATGTTGCTGAGTGCGTTCGGCTGGCCGCTCGGGTTCCACATGCTCGGTGGAGCGCTTACGTACAAGTTCTCGATGGAAAATAACGACTTGATGGTGGCGCGTTTTGCGGCCCGTCAGGACCAGTTGGCGTACGGCATCGCGTTCACTCCCGGCATGATGATGGGGACGTTCTTCCCGATTCTTGTTCCGGGCTACATGTACTTTATCAGCGACAACCGCGCGCTGAACAACACCGGTGCCGTCGCCGTGCAGGCCACCGCCGTGGCGTTCCTCTACAACAACAT
It contains:
- a CDS encoding phosphatase PAP2 family protein, coding for MIFRLDKIALRWMVVLAFACATGSAAVEADSVTTSVTVDTAQKLSPLNHLGHNMLLSAFGWPLGFHMLGGALTYKFSMENNDLMVARFAARQDQLAYGIAFTPGMMMGTFFPILVPGYMYFISDNRALNNTGAVAVQATAVAFLYNNILKAISAREHPDAELNSGERSRDFKWGFFRRGVFYGWPSGHSMTNAAMAMSIASYNRDKPLVVAGCALYTGYIATSMVLGAKGEAHWFSDAVAGTLMGASIGWYIGSVFYKEKVGEKQTPPKVTIAPLFFDDTKGAVLSVRI